Proteins encoded by one window of Nyctibius grandis isolate bNycGra1 chromosome 15, bNycGra1.pri, whole genome shotgun sequence:
- the RAB11FIP4 gene encoding rab11 family-interacting protein 4 isoform X2 — protein sequence MRHVYNSELLDVYCSQCCKKINLLNDLEARLKNLKANSPNRKISSTAFGRQLFHNSNFSSSNGSTEDLFRDSIDSCDNDITEKVTYLEKKVTELENDSLTNGDLKSKLKQENTQLVHRVHELEELLKDQETSAEQTLEEEIKRHREAYSKYEKEKGTEIELLNTRVQQLEEENSELKSTVTRLKSQTERLDEERQRMSDRLEDTSLRLKDEMDLYKRMMDKLRQNRLEFNKEREATQELIEDLRKELEHLQLYKLECERPGRGRSSSSSLSEFNAKTREVEMEHEIKRLKQENQKLRDQNDDLNGQILSLSLYEAKNLFATQTKAQSLAAEIDSASRDELMEALKEQEEINYRLRQYMDKIILAILDHNPSILEIKN from the exons ATGAGGCATGTTTATAACAGCGAGTTACTGGATGTTTACTGCTCACAGTGCTGCAAAAAGATAAATCTACTCAACGATTTGGAAGCCAGGCTGAAAAACTTGAAAGCAAACAG CCCTAACAGGAAAATATCAAGCACGGCTTTTGGAAG ACAACTCTTCCACAACAGTAACTTCAGCAGCAGTAATGGCAGCACAGAAGACCTGTTCAGAGACAGTATAGACTCCTGTGATAATGATATAACTGAAAAG GTAACATACCTAGAAAAAAAGGTGACAGAACTGGAGAATGATAGCCTGACAAATGGTGACCTGAAGAGCAAACTGAAACAAGAGAACACTCAGTTAGTTCACAG AGTTCATGAGCTAGAAGAACTATTGAAAGACCAAGAGACATCAGCAGAACAGACCCTGGAAGAAGAGATAAAGAGACATCGAGAAGCATATAGCAAgtatgaaaaagagaaaggaactgAAATTGAACTACTAAATACAAG GGTTCAGcaactggaagaagaaaacagtgagcTGAAAAGCACTGTCACACGACTGAAATCACAAACGGAGAGATTAGATGAG GAAAGGCAACGCATGTCAGATAGGTTGGAAGACACCAGTCTGCGACTGAAGGACGAGATGGATTTGTACAAGAGAATGATGGACAAGTTGCGGCAGAACAGGCTGGAATTTAACAAGGAGAGGGAAGCAACACAGGAG CTCATTGAAGATTTGCGGAAGGAACTGGAGCACTTGCAGCTGTACAAGCTGGAATGTGAGCGTCCTGGGCGTGGGAGAAGTTCTTCATCCAGCCTGAGTGAATTCAACGCCAAAACCAGAGAGGTGGAAATGGAGCATGAAATAAAACGGCTGAAGCAG GAGAATCAGAAACTTCGTGACCAAAATGATGATCTTAATGGACAGATCCTGAGTCTTAGTCTTTATGAAGCTAAAAATCTCTTTGCAACGCAAACAAAAGCCCAGTCACTGGCTGCTGAAATTGATTCTGCATCAAGAGATGAG CTCATGGAAGCCCTTAAAGAACAGGAAGAGATAAATTACAGATTGCGGCAGTATATGGACAAGATCATTTTGGCAATCCTAGACCACAACCCGTCTATCTTGGAAATAAAGAACTGA